Proteins from a genomic interval of [Chlorobium] sp. 445:
- the pstA gene encoding phosphate ABC transporter, permease protein PstA, with protein sequence MNKQILGGFYTGATAFAVILIFLIVAIILFDILRGGLAKLSWEFLTQPPREGMTEGGIFPAIYGTVVLVILMSIVGLPFGIITAIYLSEYTTAQSRFARAVRFAVSNLASVPSIVFGLFGLGFFVQFIGAGLDAAFALEDEVIWGKPALIWAAATLALLTLPVTIVSVEEALRNVPREYREASHALGATKWQTIWHTVLPNAVSGILTGAILAVSRGAGEVAPLLFTGAAFFLPKLPNSLDDQFMHLGYHLYVLATQSVNVELTLPLQYSTTLVLLVLTFTLNLTAILIRYRLRSQFSL encoded by the coding sequence ATGAACAAACAAATTTTAGGCGGTTTTTATACAGGTGCTACTGCATTTGCTGTAATACTGATTTTTCTCATTGTTGCCATTATTCTGTTTGACATCTTACGTGGCGGATTAGCCAAACTGAGTTGGGAGTTTCTGACGCAGCCGCCGCGTGAAGGTATGACAGAAGGAGGAATTTTCCCTGCCATTTATGGTACCGTCGTACTGGTGATTTTGATGTCTATTGTTGGTCTTCCATTCGGCATCATCACGGCTATTTATCTTTCTGAATACACGACGGCACAAAGTCGGTTTGCGCGTGCTGTACGCTTTGCCGTTAGCAATTTAGCCAGTGTGCCTTCTATCGTGTTTGGCTTGTTTGGGTTAGGATTTTTCGTGCAGTTTATTGGTGCAGGATTAGATGCTGCGTTTGCGCTAGAAGATGAGGTCATTTGGGGCAAACCTGCCTTGATTTGGGCTGCTGCAACCCTTGCTTTGCTTACACTGCCAGTTACGATTGTCTCCGTCGAGGAAGCCTTGCGCAATGTGCCGCGTGAATACCGCGAAGCCTCACATGCACTTGGCGCCACCAAGTGGCAAACGATCTGGCACACGGTTTTGCCTAATGCCGTCAGTGGTATTCTGACCGGCGCCATTCTTGCCGTTAGCCGCGGCGCTGGTGAAGTTGCGCCCTTGCTTTTTACCGGCGCAGCATTTTTTCTACCCAAACTCCCCAATTCGCTCGATGACCAGTTTATGCATTTAGGCTATCATCTCTATGTGCTTGCTACACAGTCGGTTAATGTCGAACTCACTTTGCCCCTTCAGTACAGCACTACACTGGTCTTGCTTGTTCTTACCTTCACATTGAATCTTACCGCCATCTTGATTCGATATCGGCTTCGTAGCCAGTTTTCTCTGTAA